The following DNA comes from Rhipicephalus microplus isolate Deutch F79 chromosome 6, USDA_Rmic, whole genome shotgun sequence.
ATATGAAGGCTGGGAACCCTAGAATTGTTATCTGTTTATATTGAAATAAAATTTGTTGCAAGAGATAATtcagttttattttttgctgGAACTCGCAAGCTTTCAATTGCAACTACCATTGTCAAAATTTTGTGAGTTTGCAAGTGAAAATGATAGTGAAGCTGACTTGAGAGCCCGATAACACAATGGTACTTATCATTAGAAGGCTTTATTATAACAGCAATAGATTCTCTTTGATGTCTAGATGGCAGAACAAAGAAATGtttcaaaaagtctttttttttttttgcaaggttcTGAACCAGAAGACCAGTGCCTACCCATAAGCATGCTCAAGAGAGCATGTCAAACAATGTTCATGCCAAGCCCTTTATGCATAATTTATTTACATGTCCAGGTAACTGGAGTTTTATCTCGCACTTGAAAAACTTTTTCATGCGACTGTGTCTAAAATCTCCGGCTCTTCAGCATCGAAATACTTTTCCTCTTCGTCGTGCTGCCTCGTCTGGAGGGAGTCGAAGTCCGCGTTGTTGTCGACGGACCTGCAAGGTGAGAGAGTGCATTTCAAACCAATGTGTTTCCACGAAAATCCGTCGCTCGTAACAGACTTTCATTTCAAAAACGGTCAGTCACTTACTCGTAATCGTAATCCTTGTCTTTCCCAGAGAGGAAGCTCTCGTACATAGTGTTCATGAACGCGTTCCTCAGGAGACGCTTTTCCGTCGCAGAAACATGTGGTGCATCATCTTCACACTCTAGATTGGCCGTGGAAAGGAATATTTTTGAAAAATGATGAGAAATGTCGCATTTCATTGCATTTAAGTTGTATTTCTTTTCCTTCTCCATCTGCGGTTGAGGAGCAGTGACTATGGTGCTCGGCTGTCAAAGAtggcgggttcgatcccagcagcggcagtcgcatttggatGGATGCAAAACGATAGATGCCTGTGTACTGTGTAATGTCAGTGCACGTATAAGAACACCAtatagttgaaatttccggagccctcccctatggagtctcttatatagtggttttggaacgtaagaCCCCAGACATAATTGTAATTTCTTGCACTCTATCTCTGCACAGTATGGATACCAGAGGCACCACTGTCATTCGTACACTTCATTGCCATATTAACTGCAATGACACATCGGCTAGCCCTCAATTTTTAATGGCTTGTAAGTTTGGCAATTGAGAACGACTACTTTTGACAATGATTTGTAGTTAGTGGACGTTAATGCAGAGCGCTTTTTCTGACTCGGTGGGCACAGTCACAGGACTTAGTAACTGATTTCTATGGTACCAGTCCTTTAGCATGCACCTAAGTACAGGAACACTCTTGTATTTGTATTTTATCAAAACACCAGCTGCCTTGTGTGGGCATCATCCCATGACCCTAAAACTGGCACTTCAGCCATTTATGGAGCGACGACGGTGGGCAGATGACAGAATGTCCAGAGTATTTTTGATGCTACCGACCTTGGTACACACAGCCGGAACTGCGAATTATCTGGTCCCTCTATGATCTGCGTGCAAAGTCGACAATGTGATGAAAGCCCACCTGGTCGGTTTGAAACATACGAAAGAAAGGGATCTCAACGTTGACCGAAGTTATTTTTAACATATTGATACAcaacatatatttatatattgttacccgtaacaatatataaacATCTCTACCCTGATGGAGAGCCACAATGTTAATATATTTTAGAAATCAAGGCGTAGTCTTTTGCCTCCTTTCAGTTTGTGCAGAAAGCTGAAATTTTGGCTAGTTGATTTTGACTGAGATACATGTCACCAGCGAAAATGAAATCGGGACACGGAAAGTTGCACACAGGACGTTGTTGGACGCTGGGTAATCGACATCCAGTGGTTGTCCCTTGTGCGCTCTTCTTTGTCCATGTACTAAGAGCAGAATGGTTTCTCAAAGGATGTGATACATTTGGTGTGACAAGGTCGTCACCGTTACCTACCTTCTTCTTCAGAGTCTGAGTCACTTTCTTCAAATGTGGCCTCCTCGAGGTCCTGCTGCTGTCTTCGAAGGCTCGTGACCTCGTTCCGATCTATGTGCTCCATCAGCAGGCCGGAGAACCTGCAGGGCACGGGTGATTGTTCCAGAATCACTGCTCAAACAGGGTCACTTGAGCAATGCCATTCGTGCGGCTCGTACAATCACAACTGAACCAAGCCAGATGAGttcaaaaatttactccccatatGTGCTTACAGTTTAGGCGAGGCTTGGGCATCCTGAGATTGATTTACCATAAAATTCCAAGCAAGGGTCCCCACAGCGGGGAAGGATAATGCGACCAGAATTGGGAAGGGGGCAATTGCTCGGTCCCTGACTGGTCATTGGCACTTACTTTAGATCTAaaaatgggagggggggggggcacattttAAACATTTTACATTCTTGGTCGCTTACCTCATGAATTTTTTTAATGGAAGTGATATGAAAACAGATGCATCTAGCGTAAAAATTAATATCCCTAGAGAAAGGTGAGATTCTACATTTTTTTAAATGCACAGTCTTCACAGCACAAGTCGAGAAAGTTTGGTGTTTGCAGTGGCTGCCTAACAGACTAGAATACTCTCACATAAAACATTGTTTGTCACTGCATTGTTGCGTATGGACTACAGCCTCCTTCAAAAAAGTACAGAGGAGGCTTTACGTAAGCATACAGCTTGTGGTATGAAGGTTGCTGTTCCAAGCACTGTCACCTGATGCATGCGTAAGGTTGCCGGGTGTCGTGCTTGGAACGTATCCAATGGGGAAACTGGTTTTGTTTAAAAGGCGCATTACCGAACCACTGCCTTCACTTCAATAGTTTAACACGTTTCGGACTAGACAAGGAATATGATGAGCCGGTGGATAAAAGAGTTTTAGAATTGGGTGCATAGGATTTGCCTTGCTTTGAGTACATTGGTTACTTTCATAATGTAACACGTGTATAGAAGAGATTGGCATCCGATGCATACGCGATGCTAACAAATGCAAGACTTGCACCTATTCTAAAGCCAAAGAGTCTGCAGTTTTAGAATAGGCTACGCAGACTCGGCAATCGTTAGGTAAGATACGGTATTCAGGAGGATAGCGTATGATGCGTGCACAGCGGCGATAAACGCTAACACAAAGCTTCGTGGACACTATTTTAAAACCATCTAGTTAGACTTTTTCAGAATAGGGTACACAGACGTTTGTGTCAGCCTGTGTCAGCACTGTGCATGCATCATACCCACTGCTCTGGGTACCCACTTGAAGTGATGAAAAAAGCAAATCCTACTCAAAGGACGCTCTCTGTGTACATTTCTTATTACTACACTATTAGCCTTAGAATAGGGAACCCAAATCTTTGCACAAGCTATCTTTTGCGTTTGCTGACATCGCGTATGCGTCATAGACAATCTTTTGGGCGCCTACATTAGGTTACCGAAATAGCCTGTCGTACTACTGAAAACTATTAGCAATAGTAAACTGTCATACTAGCAGGCAAACTGCCTACTACCTCAACTACTGTTTACTATTGCATAAGCGTCAGTTGCGGCGCTTGAAGCGCACACGGATCGTTTTCCTTTGCCCATTTACTTAGGAACCATCTttagtgttatttttttttttttcagtgctcacGTTAGAGTCGAGAAGTCCATCTTGTCGAGGTCCAGCTTCTCCTTTTCCGTCATGTAGCGGCCGATCATCTGTTCGAACAGCAGCGGGTTTCTTCGCCGCATTTCTTTGTCGCTGAAGTACTCGCCGCCTGTCTTGAGTCTTTCGAGGGCCTCGTATCGCCTATTCTTGGTTTGCACGCTGAGCGCTCGCGAGCTGCCCCTGCGGCTGCGTCTCTCGATCTCCGTGACGTGAAAGTCGACCTCGTAGTCGACTCTCCTAAGCGCCTCGAAGTAGGCGGCGTCTTCCTTGTACAAGAACTTGGCGTAACGCTGCAGGAACAGCGGCACGTTGCCGTCTAACGTCTTCTCGGCGATCTCTCGCTTCTCCTCGTAACTCAGGTCGGGTTCCCCGCGTTGCTGGTGCTTAAAGAACCCTTCCGATGCCGCGACGGTGTCGAGGATTTGACGCCGCTGCTCGGCGGCGACGTCGTCCACGACTTCGGATTCTGCGGTCGCTCCGTCAATCGTTGACTCGGCGTTAGCGACGTTAGTTTCCATCGCTTCATCCCCAACTTCTTCGACTGCCGCAGCGATACTGCCCAACTTGGCGTCGTCGGCGCGCTGCGCGTCGCAATCCATGGCTGTCGTACAACCACCCTCGCGCAATGACGTCTAATTCCGTGCCGTGGGCGCTCGAAGTACCGTAATTAACGACGGAGACGAGCTGTTCCTCGATCTGCAGATTGCGTCAACAATCGTCTTTGAAGACATGCGAGCTGCCATATTTGTTTTTCTCCACTGTTGACGCTGTCCATGCGACTGGTCCGAAGAAACGAGAGCTTTGGAGCGTAACTAACTTTAGTAGCTGTACTTTAGTTCACAAACAGGGCCGGCTTTCATTTTATTTGGACGCTATAAATACAATAATGGCAACAATTACATTGCCATGTGCTTACTCATGACTTGCTGCGCAACACATTTAAGTACAAAAAGTTGTACAGCAGAAATAGGTATAAATTACCCTATAAACACAAAATAGGTATGCGTGTTGTGCAGTTTTGTCGACATTACGAATTTCTTCAACTTACCGTACTCAACTGCTTCAGTGGAATTCCGAAACCAaaacttctcaaaaaaaaaaaaaaaaagtcttatgCACGCTTTGCAAAGGTGGCGTGTGCCCTAATGTTTGAGCTCTCGTTGCGATCGTAGTTCGTATCTTTTAAGCGCAGAATGCTCGTCTCCGAATTCAAACTGTGTCGGATGCTGTGTCGGAGGGTTCCCGGAGTGTGGATAGCACGAACTGGCCAGACTGCGAGGTGTGGCGAACCCTCGAACACCGCCGGACCCAGTGATGGCTCGAGGTGTTTCTACTCGTCTCTGCCCCCGGgtcatcaaatgaacgttttcgACAGAAAGGCGAAGACGCGCCACAAGACCCTGGCGGCCCTGGACAAGGACGTCGAAGTGTACGACTACCTCAAAGACGAGGTGGGACCCAATAGGCCGCCGGTGATTCTACAGCGGCAGGTGTAAAGCTTGCTACGGTTGTTTAGTTCAACACGCTGCTTGGGTGTgcttcactgccacgcatcgCGAATCCGCATGCTCTACCCAGCCAACTGATTTCTTTGCATCGATTTAAGCCCAAGTAGTCACACTGTGCTGTCGCAGAAATCTATGCGCGATTCACCGATCTGTGAACGGTGACGTTGTCGCCTGGCAACTTAATGTACGCACGTTTTCATAACGAGGTAACTGGTTTCTTCTCGCAGGCACATTTCTAGCGGTTTGTTTAATTGCTCACGCCATTGTGTCTCTGTGGAGTATAATGAATGCGCATGAGCAGTGAAGTTACAGGTGCGAGTTTCGAGTACTACGCAACTCTCGTCACCCCTAGAGCGTTTACATGCAACAGGCTGAACTGCACAATCACCTGAATCTTACCTCGATGCCGTCAGACTAATCACCGCATCAAGGAATATGGCGGTAACGAGGAACCAGCGTTGATGACTTACAAATCATGACAACATTGGAGGAACACTACTCCAACAACAGACGAAGCATAAGAATGAACAGCATTGGAATAGGATCATTATAACGACGCCAGGGAGAGAAAATGGTTTTTCTCATACTTTTATGTTGCCCCTGCTTATTCCCAAAGCACCTCTCTTATTGCGAAAAGGCACTTCGTAAACAAGAAAACACGTAAAAAGTAAAATTCAGGTGGCCATGCTAACTTGCTAAGGCGTCATGAACTGCACTGTTTGTCGACAGTTCTGAACTTGTACTGGTTTGCACGTTAACGTGCAttatttatctctctctgtctctttcagGTTGGTTATCGGTTGGCTGATCGGGTCTATGACATTAAGAGGTAAGATTTTTGCACATTCAAAAAACACTAATAATCCTGTTGATGTGTACACGTGCACATTCATCAGAACATCTGTACAATGAATGCTTCCACAATAAAATTGCGTGTTCTATAAAAAACATGTTATGAAGGGAAAGAGAACCTCATTCCAAAACGTGTAAGTATCTACAGCTTGCACAGCATGTCATAAACACAGGTTTTTAATGTTCTGGTGCTTCAACATGGTAGTTTGATGATATTTTCAGCATTTTCTGGCAGTCGTTAACTTTCTTCAAAGCGGCACTGACACAGCAAGATCATTATTGTCCTCTGTGCATGAATAGCTAAGGAACATGCACGTGATTTACTAATGGCATTAACCTGGCAACTCAAAATTTGATTGCCGTCATGTTGATAATCTAGCATGGCGGTTTCTGCGATGTCAGTACGAACAATCTGTTGACATAAACGATTTTGATGGAGCCATTGCCAATTGACTTAAATACTACTGCGGTTGACCCGCACAGAACAACCCCTCAATTGCCCAACTTCTTGTTTTCTAGATAGATCATGTGAAATTTACAGATTCTAATCGATATGTCATTGTTGGTGCGTTTCAGAAAGTTCCCAAGAGCTGTGGAGCTGGGCTGCGGTCGAGGCCACGTGTCGCATCATTTGGACTCTGTGAGCTTGCGTTATCCATGAGGGACCAAATGGGAGTTGGGTGCTCCTCTGTAGTACGTGAACATTTTCCTTAGGGGTGCCAATTTCTTACATTCAGGAAGCCGTGGAATCCCTCGTCCTGTGCGACGCGTCTCGAGAGTGCCTCGTAAGTTTTGCTCGTTTTCATTCGTTTTCCGAGCATAACATCCTGCATATGACATTAGACTGCTATATGAACTACAGTCCACGCAGCCTACAGACAATATATCTGTAGACATTATACTAGGAAACCTGAAAGAAGATCGGTCTGTGGAGGATACTAGATTCAAGAAATGTGCTGTGCCCACTATACGTTACGCTGTGTTGAAGTTACGTAGTGTGTAAATGATTAGATAAACTTTTTAACAATAGCTTTGATGCTTTCATTGCTCTAACGAAGAGATCAGTGTTATTGCACGGACAAGGCCTAAGGGGAATTTTgagtgaaaaaaacaaagccaAACAAAAAACAAGACTTACACACAAAGGAGAAGACAAGACAAGTGACACTTTTTTCAACCAGACTTGTCTTGTCGTTCTTATAAatgtcttgttttgttttgttgttttttcctcTCTGCTCAAAATTTTTGTTAGCAATGCACCATCTCAACTAAATTCAAATTTTGTTAACATAGCGTAGCACCGAATTTCTACTTCATTTTGTTTACATTTTTGACCTGCTAACACTTATGTTTATTATCTTTGCAGTGTATACAAAGGCATTCTTTTACTTGCACATTACTAATCCAACAGTGTTCAGTGCAGTGGCAGCCACACTTCATTCTGTGCACTTCTCAGTACAAAATGAGCCTAGGAGCTATTATTTATTATGTAAGGATTCAATTTGGTCATTTGTGGACATTTTTGCATCAGCATAACCAGCATTGACGTCTGATTAGTCACTGCAACGAGAGAAAAACACCATTTCGACAACAGACAAATAGTGAAACGAAGCATTGAAATAGACCCGCTCGGTTATTCATTTCAGATGCAGCATACGCAATGGTGCATGCCGTTTGTTATGAGAGTCCACAATTGTTAGCAGAAGGCGAATTATACACAGATGTATGCATCACGTTATTGCTTATATTTAAACATAAATTCCTTGTAAACAACAATATGCACAAAAGATACCAGTAAGTTACTAACAAGGGTGCGGTGACCTCATCTTTTGTACATGCTGTGGTTGAGGAATGAATagtttcactgcaaatgtaaACGGGTCCCGCAATTTTAATTAGTGAATTGTTGAATCGAACACATGTTTAACCAAGGGTCTGTCTCCGAGCTATATGACGTGTCCAACGTGCTCTAGTAAACCAAGCAAAAGCATGAACTTCAAAATGAAGGAATGCTCTTTCCTTTAAAGGTTTCTATATTTCTGCATTGGCTGAACAGGCCGGCTAGCTAGAACTCTGAGCATAGTTCAGAATTTCTTGTACATTGTGCGTCTTTTCATTGCAGCCAGTGTGTAGTCTTTCTTTTTAATATCTATGTTCTAGTGTAACCATCTACCATGACACATTTAACAGTGACAACCACTATTTGATGTGTATTTTCAATCTTGACTGTTTGCACACCTTCGTAATGGTGCGTCATCTCTTTGTTGTtttgacatgcatttcatgtcaATCTTTGCAGCTGCAATGTCGTAAGTGCAACTTGTGCAGGTCTGCTGCATGTCATAATTAATAGCTTTAATTTCGAAATCACACTTTTTCTGTCGCACGCAttttcagccacgtttttttacTTGCTACAGATACGCTGCAAGGTGCCTAAAGACGTGCCCGCAACGAAGCTTGTCGTCGACGAAGAGTTCCTTCCATTCGCAGAGAATTCTGTCGACATCTTTCTCAGCAGCTTGAGGTAGGAAGAAAATTTTGCATGCCTAACTCATTAAAAACTGCCTCATTAAGCTCTTGGGCCTCTTAGGGACACTGAAGGCAAGTGACAAGCTGACAGGGATTGTTAAAATAGCATTCCAGACACTGCGTAGTGCTAGTTTCATGCTGAAAAACTCTTAATTCGAAAGAAAACTTTCTCTTAGTGGTGTGCATTTTATTAGCACAATTGAGAGCTGCCCTCTGTTGAGAATAGGCTGCTGGTGCAGCCATGGCCCTGCACACTTTACTGCCTAAAAAATGGCGATGTGGCGATGAAGCCAGGGGCAGagcacagcaataaaaaaaatagagtattGTCAAATTGTTCCTGCTTGCATAAATCAAACCGATATGCACTATCGTAAAATCCCAAGAACGCACAACCTCTTTGATGAAAGATAATCGGACAAGATTTACAGGGGTTGGGGCCCTGGCTCAGTTGCGAACCAAGTTCAACATGGCGGCAGAGGAGCCCCTAAAAAGCATGCACTCATGTGTTTCTCATGAAATGTTTTATTGAATATACGTGCATTTGTTGTTTTTACTAAAGCGTAACATATCCTCATGTGAAATGTCTTGTGTTATTACGAGGGGTTAAAGGTGTTCTTCAGATGTTCCAAcaattttttattacaagtgctaTCATCGATAACTTAATCTTTTTTCTTGCAGTCTCCACTGGGTCAACAATCTTCCCGGCACATTCAAACAGGTACAGACAGTTTTCCACTCATTGAGGAAACGTTTAGTACAGCTGCAGTTATAACAGCTGCCACAAGTCAGTATTATATGTTGCTCTTCTGCGGTTTCTGGACTGAGGATTTGACTTTTTCTGTTtgttgcagaataattttaattGAAGGGCTGGTGAAGGTAATGCCAATTATATTACCTGAATACTATGGCTAATGCAGTTGTGTCTAGCATAACATCTATTAAAATACAAACATGTACATACACCACAATTTATGCGACCACAAATAGTGTTACAGTTACAATTACCTTTGAGTATGGTTGTGTTGAGGGGcactaaagagaaaaaatgaTTTTCTCATATTAGTAAAGTACTCTTTCATGATATGAAAAACACCATGCTTGCTGTGAGAAAGCGTTAGGTAGATGAGAAAACACACACAAGCAAAATGCGGGTGCAATGCAGTTTCAACACCGCCCATCATGGCGCCTTAGGTATTGATGTTGTATAGTAGGGCCTACAACGTCCCTAATAGATGAAAATGAAGTACCCTAACCTCTGAAGCAGCAGAG
Coding sequences within:
- the LOC142765775 gene encoding coiled-coil domain-containing protein 97-like isoform X1 translates to MDCDAQRADDAKLGSIAAAVEEVGDEAMETNVANAESTIDGATAESEVVDDVAAEQRRQILDTVAASEGFFKHQQRGEPDLSYEEKREIAEKTLDGNVPLFLQRYAKFLYKEDAAYFEALRRVDYEVDFHVTEIERRSRRGSSRALSVQTKNRRYEALERLKTGGEYFSDKEMRRRNPLLFEQMIGRYMTEKEKLDLDKMDFSTLTFSGLLMEHIDRNEVTSLRRQQQDLEEATFEESDSDSEEEECEDDAPHVSATEKRLLRNAFMNTMYESFLSGKDKDYDYESVDNNADFDSLQTRQHDEEEKYFDAEEPEILDTVA
- the LOC119166804 gene encoding arginine-hydroxylase NDUFAF5, mitochondrial, producing the protein MLVSEFKLCRMLCRRVPGVWIARTGQTARCGEPSNTAGPSDGSRCFYSSLPPGHQMNVFDRKAKTRHKTLAALDKDVEVYDYLKDEVGYRLADRVYDIKRKFPRAVELGCGRGHVSHHLDSEAVESLVLCDASRECLIRCKVPKDVPATKLVVDEEFLPFAENSVDIFLSSLSLHWVNNLPGTFKQVWNALKQDGAFLGCVFGGDTLYQLRGSLQLAETEREGGFGAHISPFVQPTDLAALLNHAGFVLLTIDSDEMTVNYPTAFHLMADLKGMAENNVTWNRKSHLHRDTMVAAAAIYQELYGNEDGSIPATFHILSFIGWKPDPSQAKPAKRGSQTVSLKDLGSLLDPASKT
- the LOC142765775 gene encoding uncharacterized protein LOC142765775 isoform X2 — protein: MDCDAQRADDAKLGSIAAAVEEVGDEAMETNVANAESTIDGATAESEVVDDVAAEQRRQILDTVAASEGFFKHQQRGEPDLSYEEKREIAEKTLDGNVPLFLQRYAKFLYKEDAAYFEALRRVDYEVDFHVTEIERRSRRGSSRALSVQTKNRRYEALERLKTGGEYFSDKEMRRRNPLLFEQMIGRYMTEKEKLDLDKMDFSTLTFSGLLMEHIDRNEVTSLRRQQQDLEEATFEESDSDSEEEGLGQYSCNIGPGILYFDRQETKQADVQAFEGDMQKSGLTISQ